A part of Olleya sp. Bg11-27 genomic DNA contains:
- a CDS encoding YHYH protein — protein MKNKTLIFGLIVSVVFSFISCSSDDSDSIGAGDQSDDIIQESFFNATSMVSYEKVDCTLEDGSQGDCYQLVFTSNPVENGPYCPTTIDDVGGLGIYDGATNAGFQVMKASLFNAMEADGYDIVDDNGDIHIDDFNSGATNPDFAYCLEAAPNNNLLLTFLIPATPVLASSNNVIDTVELVGLSLDGVPINGDPPSVVNGPGVPGISGGNIPSLDPCGGHHDPAGYYHWHFVPEVMNQVLEANGIDDVACTLINQVSGSQLIGFAKDGFPIYAYQVEPSDLDECGGITASTTEYPDGVYHYVASTTDAPNVPKCLKGVAAVNSFSFQ, from the coding sequence ATGAAAAATAAAACTCTAATTTTTGGATTAATAGTATCGGTTGTATTTTCTTTTATTAGCTGTAGCAGTGATGATAGTGATAGTATAGGTGCAGGAGATCAAAGTGACGATATAATCCAAGAATCTTTTTTTAATGCGACATCAATGGTGTCCTATGAGAAAGTCGATTGTACATTGGAAGATGGCTCGCAAGGGGACTGTTATCAATTAGTGTTTACCAGTAATCCGGTAGAAAATGGTCCATACTGTCCAACAACTATTGATGATGTTGGAGGATTAGGGATTTATGACGGCGCGACAAATGCGGGATTTCAAGTCATGAAAGCTAGTTTGTTTAATGCAATGGAAGCTGATGGCTATGATATTGTGGATGATAATGGCGATATACATATCGATGATTTCAATTCTGGAGCTACAAATCCAGATTTTGCGTATTGTTTAGAAGCTGCTCCTAATAATAATTTATTGCTAACTTTTTTAATTCCAGCGACGCCAGTTTTAGCATCAAGTAACAATGTGATTGATACGGTAGAATTGGTTGGTTTGTCTTTAGATGGCGTGCCAATTAATGGAGATCCACCATCTGTAGTTAATGGTCCCGGTGTTCCTGGGATCTCTGGTGGTAATATTCCTTCTTTAGATCCTTGTGGTGGTCATCATGATCCTGCAGGTTATTACCATTGGCATTTTGTGCCAGAAGTAATGAATCAAGTTTTAGAAGCTAACGGTATAGATGATGTTGCTTGTACATTAATTAACCAAGTGTCAGGAAGTCAGTTAATAGGTTTTGCTAAAGACGGATTTCCAATTTATGCTTATCAAGTAGAACCTTCTGATTTAGATGAGTGTGGTGGTATTACTGCAAGTACTACAGAATATCCTGATGGTGTTTATCATTATGTAGCAAGTACAACAGACGCGCCTAATGTACCAAAATGTTTAAAAGGTGTCGCAGCGGTTAATAGTTTTTCATTCCAATAA
- a CDS encoding YHYH protein, whose protein sequence is MKNTLIKGALISALIVIVISFISCSSDDNTSATDTDTDTDSQVVTVDATYFTTDSGSVTITTVPCTLSDGTITDCYQIVTSSVPSDHAMGPWCPDNISDTADNGGIWLEGGTVYDVDGAFIENLATFYNDDNWMMYDANGDVYITATEDDCINAANPNVGEEYANFCVECLPSYIADLTQTWLIPITPVLQDEAVLFATAGGAGGPGGEPVDEVPSTRGLALNGIEFSAPAPTDNILAAYTLAPFDDAGGHINVNQGYHYHAATGFSTKIVQDDGHSALIGYALDGHGIFELEDEAGNLPSDLDELRGHTDDTRGYHYHVDEAGNNNFINGLKGAYAVSE, encoded by the coding sequence ATGAAAAATACATTAATTAAGGGGGCTTTAATCTCTGCTCTAATAGTAATTGTTATCAGTTTTATTTCTTGCAGTAGCGATGATAATACTAGTGCAACAGATACAGATACAGATACAGATTCTCAGGTGGTGACAGTGGATGCAACTTACTTTACTACAGATAGTGGTTCTGTTACTATTACTACAGTGCCTTGTACATTATCAGATGGTACAATAACAGATTGTTATCAAATTGTAACTAGTAGTGTGCCTTCAGATCATGCCATGGGGCCTTGGTGTCCGGATAATATAAGTGATACCGCAGACAATGGTGGGATTTGGTTAGAAGGTGGGACTGTTTACGATGTCGATGGTGCTTTTATAGAAAACCTTGCCACTTTTTATAATGACGATAATTGGATGATGTATGATGCCAATGGAGATGTTTATATCACAGCAACAGAAGATGATTGTATTAATGCAGCAAATCCAAATGTAGGCGAGGAGTATGCAAATTTTTGTGTAGAGTGTCTTCCGTCTTACATCGCGGATTTAACGCAAACATGGTTAATACCTATTACTCCAGTACTTCAAGATGAAGCGGTACTATTTGCTACAGCAGGCGGCGCAGGAGGACCTGGTGGAGAACCTGTAGACGAAGTCCCATCAACACGTGGGCTAGCATTAAATGGTATAGAGTTTTCTGCACCGGCACCTACAGATAATATTCTTGCAGCATATACATTAGCACCTTTTGATGATGCAGGTGGACATATTAACGTAAATCAAGGATATCACTATCATGCAGCTACAGGGTTTAGTACTAAAATAGTGCAAGACGATGGTCATTCTGCTTTAATAGGTTATGCTTTAGATGGTCATGGTATTTTTGAGTTAGAAGATGAAGCTGGTAACTTACCTTCGGATTTAGACGAGTTAAGAGGTCATACAGATGATACTAGAGGATACCATTATCATGTAGATGAAGCTGGTAATAATAATTTTATCAATGGGTTAAAAGGAGCTTACGCCGTAAGCGAATAG
- a CDS encoding CotH kinase family protein: MKYIKSKLNLLVVAVVFSITLVTFSSCNNDDDVVTTTEEGEVVVDTDDSDFETPDWTAETHSKDADPNFDEVFEDNAVKRLDIVVTEARWQSMLDDMTNLYGAFGAGGGGGGLTETDEDPIFVPAEVFYNGKEWYRVGVRFKGNSSLQTSWQNGILKLSLKLDFDEFEDDYPQIDNQRFYGFKKLSLKNNFDDKSMLREKVATDVFRNAGLVASHTAFYTVYVDHGDGPQYFGVYTMVEEVDDTVLDTQFSDDDGNLYKPDGDAASFALGSYNESEYVKKTNEDEGDFNDVASLLAIVNDGSRTSDPETWRTNLDAVLDTDVFLKYLAVNTVVQNWDTYGRMTHNYFLYNNPDTSKLTWIPWDNNEALELGKMGGSLPLDFSGLNSSEWPLIGYLYQDVVYKTQYDTYVQEVVDDAFSVSTMQSQYGTYAALIEPYATSEVSGYSFLENSSDFQNAVNELNTHVTTRAAAVSDYLD; the protein is encoded by the coding sequence ATGAAATACATAAAAAGCAAATTAAATCTATTAGTAGTCGCAGTAGTATTTAGTATAACGTTAGTAACCTTTAGTTCTTGTAATAACGATGATGATGTCGTAACAACAACAGAAGAAGGTGAAGTGGTTGTAGATACTGACGATTCTGATTTTGAAACTCCAGATTGGACAGCAGAAACGCATAGTAAAGATGCGGATCCCAATTTTGATGAAGTTTTTGAAGATAATGCAGTCAAGCGATTGGATATTGTTGTTACAGAAGCACGCTGGCAAAGTATGCTGGATGATATGACAAATCTTTACGGAGCATTTGGAGCTGGAGGTGGAGGTGGCGGCTTAACCGAAACTGATGAAGATCCAATTTTTGTACCTGCAGAAGTATTTTATAATGGTAAAGAATGGTATCGCGTAGGTGTTAGATTTAAAGGGAATTCTAGCTTGCAAACGAGTTGGCAAAATGGGATTTTGAAACTATCTCTTAAATTAGATTTTGACGAGTTTGAAGATGATTATCCACAAATAGATAACCAACGTTTTTATGGCTTCAAAAAATTAAGTCTTAAAAATAATTTTGATGACAAGTCTATGTTACGCGAAAAAGTAGCTACAGATGTTTTTAGAAATGCAGGGTTAGTAGCATCACATACCGCATTTTATACAGTGTATGTGGATCATGGAGATGGACCACAGTATTTTGGAGTGTACACTATGGTAGAAGAAGTGGATGATACGGTTTTAGATACACAGTTTTCTGATGACGATGGTAATTTATACAAGCCAGATGGTGATGCCGCTAGTTTTGCATTGGGATCTTATAATGAAAGTGAATACGTTAAAAAAACAAACGAAGATGAAGGTGATTTTAATGATGTGGCTAGTTTGTTAGCTATCGTAAATGATGGATCTAGAACATCGGATCCTGAGACTTGGAGAACAAACCTTGATGCTGTATTAGATACGGATGTGTTTTTAAAATACTTAGCAGTAAATACAGTGGTTCAAAATTGGGATACGTATGGTAGAATGACACATAATTATTTTTTATATAATAATCCTGATACGAGTAAATTAACATGGATTCCTTGGGATAATAATGAAGCCTTAGAGTTAGGAAAAATGGGAGGGTCGTTACCATTAGACTTTTCTGGATTAAATAGTTCAGAATGGCCATTAATTGGCTATTTATATCAAGATGTAGTATATAAAACGCAATATGATACATATGTACAAGAAGTGGTGGATGATGCTTTTAGTGTCAGTACAATGCAATCTCAATATGGAACTTATGCAGCTTTAATTGAGCCTTATGCAACATCGGAAGTTTCAGGATATAGCTTTTTAGAAAATAGTTCAGACTTTCAAAATGCAGTTAACGAGTTGAATACACACGTTACAACGCGTGCTGCAGCAGTGAGTGATTATTTAGATTAA
- a CDS encoding EF-hand domain-containing protein — protein sequence MKKNIFSTAVLVFGVTVLSVNSINAQSNDRQKKEPPTFSQLLEEMDKDEDGKLSKSEIKGPLKNDFDKIDTDEDGFISEAEFKKAPKPERKSRN from the coding sequence ATGAAAAAGAACATATTCAGTACAGCCGTTTTAGTTTTTGGAGTAACAGTTTTAAGTGTAAATAGTATTAACGCACAATCTAATGATAGACAGAAAAAAGAACCGCCAACATTTAGCCAGTTATTAGAAGAAATGGATAAGGACGAGGATGGTAAATTATCTAAATCAGAAATCAAAGGACCTTTAAAGAATGATTTTGATAAAATTGATACAGATGAGGATGGGTTTATTTCTGAAGCCGAATTTAAAAAAGCGCCTAAACCAGAAAGAAAATCACGTAACTAA
- a CDS encoding Spy/CpxP family protein refolding chaperone — translation MKKNTVLYLLLIVLIIMNGFFLFNYIGRPGQNGPKESGNFIATELKFNDTQLEQFKRLEAKHHAKMRAVGDEIRSLKDQLFNNITADSVNQQDINNLTTSIAGKVILKENELFKRLRGIYQLCDDTQKEQFKSIIKKARRFDMPGPEHPGRPE, via the coding sequence ATGAAAAAAAATACAGTTTTATATCTCTTATTAATTGTTTTAATTATAATGAATGGTTTTTTTCTATTCAATTATATAGGACGTCCTGGTCAGAATGGACCAAAGGAGTCGGGTAATTTTATTGCTACAGAATTAAAGTTTAATGACACACAGTTAGAACAGTTTAAACGTTTAGAAGCTAAGCATCATGCGAAGATGCGCGCTGTAGGAGATGAAATTAGATCATTAAAAGATCAACTGTTTAATAATATCACCGCTGACTCTGTAAATCAACAGGACATAAATAATTTAACGACATCTATAGCTGGTAAAGTTATTTTAAAGGAAAATGAATTATTTAAAAGACTAAGAGGTATTTATCAGTTGTGCGATGATACTCAAAAAGAGCAGTTTAAAAGTATTATAAAAAAAGCACGACGATTTGATATGCCTGGTCCAGAACATCCAGGAAGACCAGAATAA
- a CDS encoding RNA polymerase sigma factor, producing MTETEFIEQLKNQTSAAYGKLLDDFQQKVFGTCLSFVPNKQDAEDIAQEVFVEVFNSINKFKGQSKLSTWIYRIATNKCLEFIRKGKAKKRFAFLQSLSGNDYNLDKASYFTEINHPGLVMEQKETSETLFLAINKLPKAQRIVFTLNKIDDKSYKEISEITKKSIGSIESLLFRAKKNLQIILKEFYKNHN from the coding sequence TTGACCGAAACTGAATTTATAGAACAACTTAAAAACCAAACCAGTGCTGCTTATGGTAAGCTTTTGGACGATTTCCAACAAAAGGTGTTTGGGACGTGCTTGTCATTTGTGCCCAATAAACAGGATGCAGAAGACATTGCGCAGGAGGTGTTTGTGGAGGTTTTTAATTCTATAAATAAATTTAAAGGACAGTCTAAATTGTCTACTTGGATTTATAGAATAGCAACCAATAAATGTTTAGAGTTTATCAGGAAAGGAAAAGCTAAGAAGCGTTTTGCCTTTTTACAATCGCTATCAGGAAACGATTATAACTTAGATAAAGCCAGCTATTTTACAGAGATTAATCATCCTGGATTAGTCATGGAGCAAAAAGAAACTAGTGAAACACTATTTTTAGCCATTAATAAACTGCCAAAAGCACAGCGTATTGTTTTTACATTAAATAAAATTGATGATAAAAGTTATAAAGAAATAAGTGAAATAACAAAAAAGAGTATCGGTTCCATAGAGTCTTTATTGTTTAGAGCTAAAAAGAATTTACAAATTATTTTAAAAGAATTTTATAAAAACCATAATTAG
- a CDS encoding RsmB/NOP family class I SAM-dependent RNA methyltransferase — translation MRLHKNLCFATVDGLLLIFNEGHYADKVVQQLLKRDKRWGSRDRGFVAETTYDIVRWKRLYAEIAEVKEPFNRDEIWRMFAVWATLKGITLPDWKYFENTPTRKIKGRFDELSKTRKIKESFPDWMDALAEKELGDKVWSKEATALNQQADVVLRVNTLKTTKEKLKEELFDLDIETEEVPKHVNALKLVERANVFTTDMFQKGHFEVQDGSSQLVAEYLEVEPGMRVVDTCAGAGGKTLHLASIMENKGQIIALDIYANKLKELKRRAKRAGAHNIEPRHIDSTKVIKKLYDQADRVLIDAPCSGLGVLRRNPDAKWKMQPEFIEKIKETQAEILNSYSRMVKSGGKLVYATCSILPSENQEQVAKFLASENGKEFSLVKDKKILSHQSGFDGFYMALLERK, via the coding sequence ATGCGCTTACACAAAAATTTATGCTTTGCAACAGTTGATGGTTTATTATTAATCTTTAACGAAGGTCATTATGCTGATAAAGTTGTACAACAATTACTTAAACGTGACAAACGTTGGGGAAGTCGTGACAGAGGTTTTGTTGCCGAAACGACTTACGATATAGTACGTTGGAAACGTCTTTATGCAGAAATTGCTGAAGTAAAAGAACCATTTAACAGAGACGAAATCTGGCGTATGTTTGCGGTTTGGGCTACTTTAAAAGGAATTACACTTCCAGACTGGAAGTATTTTGAAAATACACCAACAAGAAAAATTAAAGGTCGTTTTGACGAGTTATCTAAAACTAGAAAGATTAAAGAATCTTTTCCAGATTGGATGGATGCGTTAGCCGAAAAAGAATTAGGTGATAAAGTTTGGTCTAAAGAAGCAACTGCTTTAAACCAACAAGCTGATGTTGTCCTAAGAGTAAACACTCTTAAAACCACTAAAGAGAAATTAAAAGAAGAATTATTCGATTTAGATATTGAAACTGAAGAAGTACCAAAGCATGTTAATGCTTTAAAACTTGTTGAGCGTGCCAATGTATTTACAACGGACATGTTTCAAAAAGGACATTTTGAAGTTCAAGATGGATCGTCGCAATTGGTCGCTGAATATTTAGAGGTAGAACCAGGAATGCGTGTTGTGGACACTTGTGCTGGTGCTGGAGGTAAAACACTACACCTTGCATCCATAATGGAAAATAAAGGTCAAATTATAGCTTTAGATATCTACGCTAATAAATTAAAAGAACTAAAGCGTCGTGCAAAAAGAGCTGGCGCGCATAATATCGAGCCAAGACATATTGACTCTACAAAGGTTATCAAAAAATTATACGATCAAGCGGATCGTGTATTAATTGATGCGCCCTGTTCTGGATTAGGTGTTTTAAGACGTAACCCTGATGCGAAATGGAAAATGCAACCTGAATTTATTGAAAAAATCAAGGAAACACAAGCTGAAATTTTAAATAGCTACTCTAGAATGGTTAAATCTGGAGGAAAACTAGTGTATGCAACATGCTCTATCTTACCTTCTGAAAACCAAGAACAAGTCGCTAAATTCTTAGCTTCAGAAAACGGAAAAGAATTTTCTTTAGTAAAAGATAAGAAAATTTTATCGCATCAATCTGGCTTCGATGGTTTTTATATGGCTTTATTAGAAAGAAAATAA
- a CDS encoding endonuclease — MKHFYLLFSFLISALSYAQLAPPTELQAYYSGVDFTKTQLDLFNDLAVTTAVKHTNGLSYTPGIWEASKMTDEDIDNPNNVILFYGYSDTDGNGVTDRSRNKNLNGGGNGDWNREHVFPNSLANPSLNTSGTSGPPYADGHNLRPSDVQMNSNRGNKKFAAGSGNAGNTSTNTSLWYAGDEFKGDAARIIMYMYTRYGTQCLPYFAVSGTTNSIDPNMIDLLLEWNAEDPVSLIEDNRNAYHGDVSNTYAQGNRNPFIDNPYLATVIWGGTPAENRWGAQPPVDTEAPTVPAGLVASNPTEDTVDLTWTASTDNTAVVTYIIYVDGILYTSTNGTATTYTVTGLDPETTYAFTVLAKDAANNSSAQSTSDSATTLAGTPAGTSCVTPVEQDFESMPANSNSYSSRTWTDSYGEWNATRARTDQMIDGSRAIVLDMRTNSAGSLTSPLISGGIADLTLTTQQAFSGSGGTLSIYVNGVLKGDVTYDSTEQTTTISDIDTEGNITVVIQDDNTSNGARVAIDNLFWTCYSTLSTRKFELNQVKIYPNPLNGTLLNIEVKEATAFKIFDLLGKKILTGNVTPTNKEVNVSRLSKGVYIMKLDSDNGTITKKIIKN, encoded by the coding sequence ATGAAACACTTTTACTTACTTTTTTCATTTTTAATCTCTGCATTAAGTTATGCACAACTAGCACCACCGACTGAGCTTCAAGCGTATTACAGTGGCGTTGACTTTACAAAAACACAACTAGATTTGTTTAATGATTTAGCGGTAACAACAGCTGTAAAACATACAAACGGTTTAAGTTATACTCCTGGGATTTGGGAAGCTAGTAAAATGACGGATGAGGATATCGACAACCCAAACAATGTTATTTTATTTTACGGATATAGTGATACAGACGGAAACGGTGTAACTGACAGATCTAGAAATAAAAATTTAAACGGTGGTGGTAACGGAGATTGGAACAGAGAACATGTTTTTCCAAACTCGTTAGCTAACCCAAGTTTAAACACTTCTGGTACATCTGGCCCTCCATATGCGGATGGTCATAACTTAAGACCGTCTGACGTGCAAATGAACTCCAATCGTGGAAACAAAAAGTTTGCTGCTGGTTCCGGTAACGCAGGTAACACTAGTACTAATACAAGCTTATGGTATGCGGGAGACGAGTTTAAAGGTGATGCTGCAAGAATAATTATGTACATGTACACTAGATATGGTACACAATGTCTACCTTATTTTGCTGTTTCAGGAACAACTAATAGTATTGATCCTAATATGATTGATTTATTATTAGAATGGAATGCTGAAGATCCTGTATCTTTAATTGAAGATAACAGAAATGCTTATCATGGTGATGTATCAAACACTTATGCACAAGGTAACCGTAACCCTTTTATTGACAACCCTTATTTAGCAACTGTTATTTGGGGAGGTACTCCTGCAGAAAACAGATGGGGAGCACAACCACCAGTAGATACAGAAGCGCCAACAGTTCCTGCAGGATTAGTTGCAAGTAATCCAACGGAAGATACTGTTGATTTAACTTGGACGGCTTCTACAGATAATACTGCTGTCGTAACTTACATTATATACGTAGATGGTATTTTATATACTTCTACAAACGGAACAGCAACGACATATACAGTTACAGGATTAGATCCAGAAACAACCTATGCTTTTACAGTTTTAGCTAAAGATGCAGCTAATAACTCTTCAGCACAAAGTACATCAGATTCTGCAACTACGTTAGCAGGTACACCTGCAGGAACAAGTTGTGTTACCCCTGTTGAACAAGATTTTGAATCTATGCCAGCTAACAGCAACTCATACTCTTCAAGAACTTGGACAGATAGCTACGGAGAATGGAATGCTACTAGAGCTAGAACAGACCAAATGATAGATGGTTCTAGAGCAATAGTACTTGATATGAGAACTAACAGCGCAGGTAGCTTAACCTCTCCACTTATCTCCGGAGGTATTGCAGATCTTACATTAACAACACAACAAGCATTTTCAGGATCAGGAGGTACACTTAGTATTTATGTGAATGGTGTTTTAAAAGGAGACGTCACTTATGACTCTACTGAACAAACAACCACTATTTCGGATATTGATACTGAAGGAAACATTACCGTAGTTATTCAAGATGACAATACTTCTAATGGTGCAAGAGTAGCTATTGACAATTTATTTTGGACATGTTATTCAACATTAAGTACTCGTAAATTTGAGTTAAATCAAGTAAAGATATATCCAAATCCCTTAAACGGAACACTTTTAAATATTGAAGTAAAAGAAGCTACTGCTTTTAAGATCTTTGATCTTTTAGGTAAAAAAATATTAACTGGTAACGTTACACCAACTAACAAAGAAGTAAATGTATCGCGTCTTAGTAAAGGTGTTTACATCATGAAATTAGATTCTGATAATGGAACGATCACAAAAAAAATAATTAAAAATTAA